A portion of the Cololabis saira isolate AMF1-May2022 chromosome 17, fColSai1.1, whole genome shotgun sequence genome contains these proteins:
- the LOC133463791 gene encoding cytochrome P450 26C1, with the protein MFALAQFGSQFGSQFGLLSALAAALTSVLSALLLLVLTQQLWSLRWTLTRDRTSNLPLPQGSMGWPLVGETFHWLFQGSNFHISRRERHGNVFKTHLLGKPVVRVTGPENIRKILLGEHSLVCTQWPQSTRIILGPNTLVNSGGALHKSKRKVLAKVFSRSALESYLPRLQDVIKAEVAKWCSDPGPVDVYAAARSLTFRIAVRVLLGLNLEEERIVYLAGIFEQLMNNLFSLPIDAPLSGLRKGMKAREILHANMEKIIQEKMERPPTEEDEYRDAFDYMLSSAKEQDYQLSIQELKETAVELVFAAHSTTASASTSLVLQLLRHPAVVERARAELEAEGLGPDPDRVPGPSCVTVETERDAADQETTCLLDGGNQTGSFPESQSHVPHLTLDKLSRLRYVDCVVKEVLRVLPPVSGGYRTALQTFELDGYQIPKGWSVMYSIRDTHETAAVFQSPELFDPDRFGPEREENKSSRFSYVPFGGGVRSCVGKELAQIILKTLAVELVGTCKWTLATENFPKMQTVPIVHPVNGLHVRFSYKHSL; encoded by the exons ATGTTCGCCCTGGCCCAGTTCGGGTCCCAGTTCGGGTCCCAGTTCGGGCTGCTGTCGGCTCTGGCCGCCGCGCTGACGTCGGTTCTgtccgcgctgctgctgctggttctgaCCCAGCAGCTGTGGAGCCTCCGCTGGACTCTGACCCGGGACCGAACCAGCAACCTGCCGCTGCCGCAGGGCTCCATGGGCTGGCCGCTGGTCGGGGAGACGTTCCACTGGCTGTTCCAG GGGTCAAACTTCCACATCTCGCGGCGGGAGCGTCACGGAAACGTGTTTAAGACACACCTGCTGGGGAAGCCGGTGGTTCGGGTCACGGGGCCCGAAAACATCCGCAAGATCCTGCTGGGGGAGCACAGCCTGGTCTGCACGCAGTGGCCCCAGAGCACCCGCATCATCCTGGGGCCCAACACGCTGGTCAACTCGGGGGGGGCCCTGCACAAGAGCAAGAGGAAG GTCCTGGCGAAGGTGTTCAGCCGCAGCGCCCTGGAGTCCTACCTGCCGCGCCTGCAGGACGTCATCAAGGCCGAAGTGGCCAAGTGGTGCTCGGACCCGGGCCCCGTGGACGTCTACGCCGCCGCCCGGTCGCTGACCTTCCGCATCGCGGTGCGGGTCCTGCTGGGCCTGAacctggaggaggagcggatcGTGTACCTGGCCGGGATCTTCGAGCAGCTGATGAACAACCTGTTCTCGCTGCCCATCGACGCGCCGCTCAGCGGCCTCCGCAAG GGCATGAAGGCCAGGGAGATCCTCCACGCCAACATGGAGAAGATCATCCAGGAGAAGATGGAGCGGCCGCCGACGGAGGAGGACGAGTACCGCGACGCCTTCGACTACATGCTGTCCAGCGCCAAAGAGCAGGACTACCAACTCAGCATCCAGGAGCTCAAG GAGACGGCGGTGGAGCTGGTCTTCGCCGCCCACTCCACCACGGCCAGCGCCTCCACctctctggtcctgcagctgctgcgccACCCGGCGGTGGTGGAGCGGGCCCGAGCCGAGCTGGAGGCCGAGGGCCTCGGCCCCGACCCGGACCGGGTCCCCGGCCCGTCCTGCGTCACCGTGGAGACGGAGCGGGACGCCGCGGACCAGGAGACGACCTGCCTGCTGGACGGCGGGAATCAGACCGGTAGTTTCCCAGAGTCCCAGTCCCACGTACCACACCTGACCCTGGACAAGCTGAGCCGGCTCCGCTACGTCGACTGCGTGGTCAAGGAGGTGCTCCGCGTCCTGCCGCCCGTCTCCGGCGGCTACCGGACGGCTCTGCAGACCTTCGAACTCGAC GGTTACCAGATCCCCAAGGGCTGGAGCGTGATGTACAGCATCCGGGACACCCACGAGACGGCGGCGGTCTTCCAGAGTCCGGAGCTGTTCGACCCGGACCGGTTCGGGCCGGAGCGGGAGGAGAACAAGTCATCCCGGTTCAGCTACGTGCCGTTCGGCGGCGGCGTACGGAGCTGCGTCGGGAAGGAACTGGCCCAGATCATCCTCAAAACTCTGGCGGTGGAGCTGGTCGGAACCTGCAAATGGACCCTGGCCACCGAGAACTTCCCCAAAATGCAAACGGTGCCCATCGTTCACCCGGTGAATGGGCTGCACGTTCGCTTCTCCTACAAACACTCGCTTTAG